CAGGGGCCCACCCCGTGGTAGTAATCCACTTCTGCGTAATGCAGTTCACCTAATAATCCCTCTCCAATAATTTTTTTGATGGTTTGAAACTGGCTAATGAATCGCACTTCAAAACAAACGCAGGCTTTCACCCCCGCTTCGTCGACGGCTTCTTGTATGGCGTAACAATCTGCAAGTGTGAGTGCTAGGGGTTTTTCGATGATCAGATTCTTTCCGGCACGGGCTGCGGCTATAGCCTGCTCCTTGTGTTGGTTTGGGTAAGAGGTTATCGAAACCGTGTCGACGGATGGATTAGCCAGCATCTCAGCCACGTCTTTGTAAGGCTTGATGTCCGACCCATGAGCCGCCTTCAATTCAACCGGATCCAGATCCCTGGATGAATAAACCGCGCATACGTTTCCCTGGGTGGTTCCGTTGATCGCATTGATGTGAGCGGTTGCCGCCCATCCGTATCCGATGACGCCTGTGTTATATGTATTTTTGGACATGGGTTTAAGTAATCTTTAATGTGATGAGGTGTAGATGGCTGGCACTTGGTCACCTGATGGTGGGATGTGTCGACGATGTGTTGTGCAAGAGCAAGCAGCCAATCATGTGACAATAAAACGGCAATCTTTTTGTGCCAAGCTGCTGTCCTTAATTCAGGATATTAAACCTTAAAAAACACTTTTTTCTTATAGCAGAAATAGAAAATATACCACTGAACCACTAGAACCAGAAGAGCCTGTAGCACTTCGCCGTAAGCGCCCAGGTTTTCGACCGGTGAACTCGTAAAAACCAGAATCGATTTGTTGATCCAGCCTCGAAAGAGCTGGGATACAACATAGGCAGCAATGGAATTCATACCCACCACGATCAGAAAGAACGACCAGCACTTGTGCCCTTTTACGTCGATGATCCAGTAAAATCCCAGTAGCAAGAGAATTGCCCATCCGGTGGAATACAGTGCGAATGAGGCGGTTAATATCCGCTTTACGATCGGGATATAAAAACCGAGAGCAAAACCTGCCACCATCAGTGTTGCCGCGGAAATTCCCAGTATCTTGATTATTTCCTTTTGAGGACGGTCACTGGCAAGTAGTTTGCCGCACATGGCCCCGGCTATGATCTGAGCTGTGGATGGAATGGCGTTGAGCGACATCCAATACCCGGGATTGTGTTTCCTAAGTATCCATTGGTCAAAGTCGCCTCCCATATTGTCATAGCCCATCGCCCAGGGGCCTCCTTGTCCATTGCCGGGATATAAGATCCAGACGATTGAGTAGAGAATGAGAATCGCGATGGCTGTGACGCCTTGGATAGTATAGCTTCTGTGCAGCACTAACAAAGTCGCGAGGTATCCAAACGCGATCTGAGGAAGTACATTCACCAGTGTGATGGTTGGCTGGCCTCGGTTGATGGAGGTAAAGATAGCTGCGATTAAAAACAGGTTGAACGCCCGGCGGAATGCGTGGAGATAAATTTTGCTGGTCGAATCACCCAATGAAACGCGTTTGGCAAAAGCAAAGGGCATCGCCACTCCAACCATGAACATGAACGCGGGCTGAATGAGATCCCAGTAAGCAAACCCTTCCCACGGTACATGTTCTGTATGATGTGCCAGGAAGCCTAAAAAAAGATGCCCTTCAAACGCGGGAAATCCGAAGCCGTGCGAGATCAGCGATATCATGATCGCTCCTCGATAGGCGTCCAAACTGTTTAGACGCTCGGTGTTGTTACCATCTACTGTAGATTGATTCATATTTGGTATATATTTTGGTCAGGACACTGAAAACTTCGATCCGCCTTTTGGCAGTTTGAAGCATGCGATGGCGGACTCGCCCTGTTCGCACCAGGTATTGGATCGCAACTGCAATGGCCCGGATACTTTTTCCAGTAATTGAACTTTCCCTTCGTGCTGACGCGTGGGGCGGTCCTTTTTTTATGAAAGCGCCGACGGGATAGGGGTATTAAGTGATAGGAACTCATCGCTAGTGTGAATTAAGTGCAAGTTGCTATTCATGTCACATCAAAACGGCGATCTTGTTGAGTCGTAGTTATCTACAATAGTGGTTCGTTGATCGCTTTTTAGGTAGGGACGGATTGCCGAGCTGTCCGGGGTTTCACTTTGTTTAATCGGCACCCTTAGGCTTCGCTTGAAGCTTCGACCCAACACAGTCGGCCAGGTCGCCCTACCTTCTGATTTTAGAAACAAATTCTTTGTGATTTTTGTACCTCTTGTGGTAAGTATGAATGATATTGAAAACTTACCCCGAAAATTTCCCTGACGTATCTGACGTT
This portion of the Verrucomicrobiota bacterium genome encodes:
- a CDS encoding DUF5009 domain-containing protein, which encodes MNQSTVDGNNTERLNSLDAYRGAIMISLISHGFGFPAFEGHLFLGFLAHHTEHVPWEGFAYWDLIQPAFMFMVGVAMPFAFAKRVSLGDSTSKIYLHAFRRAFNLFLIAAIFTSINRGQPTITLVNVLPQIAFGYLATLLVLHRSYTIQGVTAIAILILYSIVWILYPGNGQGGPWAMGYDNMGGDFDQWILRKHNPGYWMSLNAIPSTAQIIAGAMCGKLLASDRPQKEIIKILGISAATLMVAGFALGFYIPIVKRILTASFALYSTGWAILLLLGFYWIIDVKGHKCWSFFLIVVGMNSIAAYVVSQLFRGWINKSILVFTSSPVENLGAYGEVLQALLVLVVQWYIFYFCYKKKVFFKV